CTCGCTCAAGCCTATTCACCACCATTTCAGCTAAACGGATCTTCTTAGAAGGCAATAGTCCGAGAGGTGGCAAACTAAGCCCTTTGAATACTCTATCTCTTACATCTTTTCCAGCATTCTTGGATATGCTCTCATAAAGAACATCCAAGACCTCTGCGCCATCAGTCAATTCAAGAATCCCGAGGTATGTCTTAAGGTTCCCCACAAAATATGCATATCTCGCAAGGGCATGGAAAACATCGTAGGTGTTATTTCCGTTTTCAATGAGAACGGTAGTGTATTGCCAAAGATCAGCTTCATCGGCAGATTCGAGTGTCTTCCCTCTGTCTCTCAGATACTCTTCATACCGCCGAACATATTCAACTGATTCCTCGATCGCTTCATTTGACAAATCTCTGCTATTCAAGAAATCGATGTAACCGCGCGTCTTCATGCTTCTGCAACTTGGGATAGTCTATCTTTTCGGGTAAATACTATCTGTTTGGAGCAAAATCCAAGATAGCTCGTTTCCTCAGTTGATTCACTCACTTAACTGTAAGAAACGGGTTGTCTGAAAGCATAAGACCCGGGTTGTTCCATTCGTCTTTACTATGAAGTTGCTTTTCTTGCTCTGATTGAATACATGAGTGGTAATTGGATGTCCGTGTCTTCGTAATACCAGTAACCATCATCACGCTGCTTGAGGAAAGGAAATGCCTGGAAACTAGCCATAGGAAACTCATGAAGATATTCTAGCCGGAGCCCAGCTTGGACAATTGATGTTATGATATCACCCATGCTATGAGCCCATTCATAGTCTACACATGCTTCAAATGCCTTGTCTGTTTCTGCGTATGAACCATCAACATCAAACTGGTACGGCTCAGGATTATGAAAATATGTGTGTTTCAGTTTGAAGCCATCGGGGTTTTCGTTGTCAAACATCCATATGACAGGGTGAAATTCAACAATGTAGAAGATTCCATCAGGGTTCAGAAAATGAGTCACAATCTCAGCCCATTTCCGTAGGTCAGGAAGCCAGCAGTGCACTCCGTAGGATGTGAAGACGATATCGAACTGTTCATCAAGTACATCCTGCAAATCATAGATGTTGGACTCGATAAACTGCGCATCTATCTCTGTCATCTCAGTGAGTCTGCGTGCAAGCTTGATTGCTTCACCCGAAAAGTCAACCCCAGTCACCTTTGCACCCAGGCGTGCCCAAGATAGCGTGTCTAACCCGAAGTGACATTGAAGATGCAACAACGTTTTGCCACTGACATCTCCCAGCTCACTCAATTCTACGGAATTTAGCGTGGACTCGCCATTGAGGAACTCTTTTGTCTTGTAAGTCTTGGAGTCGTAGTGCAGTTTGGCAAACTCGTCCCACATCTCTTGGTTGGCTTCGAAATACTTCTTCAGATGATTCATGAGCTGTCAAGAGAAAGTCTTCGTATAAATTCGTCTATGCTCTAGGAACCAGTGGATAAATGCCAATGTGAAGGAAAACACGCATCTCCATACCCGCCACACATTGCGGCATTTCATGATAGAAACTTCGGACCATTCGAGCGCAAAATCTATTCAGAAAGAACTACTATGCTTAAGAGCGTCAAAATATGATTGTATGCTGGTGAAGAGATGGTTAAGCACCCAAGATATCAGGCTCAAGATGTTGGACGCATGGAAGAGATTCCAAGGGCATTTCGGAGGTATTGCCCAGATTCATACCAGATTGAGCGTGTAGAACCAAAAAGAGACAAGCAGGTAATTGGCCCAATTCCAAGACCAACCTTCAGGATTCTGAATGAGCAAGGAAACCTAATGGCACATTTTCATCCATATGGGCATAGCGAGTGTCATGATGAAACCTTTAGGGAGATATATGAGAAGATGGCATCGGACATCGAGAAGGCTGGGATTTCTGCATTGAATCGCTATGAGAAGCAATCTGGGGAGTAACCATAGAATGACTTCTACCGGTTTGAGGAGAGTTTCCAATTTTACAGAACACCTGCTGATTATGAAAAGCTGGTGAAACAATGCTATTCAGCAAGAAACCCAGAAAGAATCCTTAAGCTGGTAGAACAGCTCTTTGCGAACTTCATATCTCTTCTAGAGGAAAATGGAGTCTATGCAAAGAAGTATTCCGAAGTTCAAACAATCCCGCTATGAGCAAACTGCATGTTTGTTCGCGCCTCAGTTCGAACGCAACATCTTTTCGTGCATATCGAAGATACAACATGAAAGTACGTGTTGCAGCTCTAACACTCAGCCGTACGTTTTCCAACCAGTATCTCAATGCTGCCGAACTTGTGCACCTGCCGATTTTCACCATCAAATTTGAATGCGTGAAGTCCGTGATACACAGTAGGAATCATGAGCACTTCAGGGTCATTCAACGGATCTGCTGTTTGGCCAATCATTAGATCACCGTATGTAGCAATAACATCGAATACAGCTGAGGGAAGGGATATTGTTGCTTTCGTGGCTTCAACATCCTCTGCTTCTGCGTAGTACTTACAGAAGAAACCCCAGAAACGAGGATAGAGCCCGACTGGCCCCATGATTTCGTTAATGGTAATCGGAACCAACAACAGTGGGTATCCGACCATATCCTCGTTCCATCTCAATTTCTCATAAGCCTTGGTTTGATTGACCGTCTTGATGGCGTTCATACACTGGAATACGAAGAGCTGCCATCGTGCCTGTTCGGGCCCCATCTCTTTTGGGTCCTCACAGTCCACATCTACTTCAGGATCCCAATCTAAATCTATAACAGGTAGCCTATCCTTCAACAGTTTCATACGAAGATCAGCATCTTGGGACATGGCCGCAATCTGGTCAAAAGAAAGGACTTCATCCGATTCTCTTCTTTCGGTCATTCCGTGTTCACAATCTCCTGCGATTCGTACCACTCAGGGAATCTATCTTATCCACCTTGGCCAGCTATGGCCGCATTCTCAGCCTGATTATGAAGGGTTTCTCTACTTCCTGAAAGGCTCCTGTACGGAGGAATAGCGCTCAGGCAATTCAGCAAAACTTCGAGATCATTATCGGCCCCGTGATCTTTGAGTAGCTCACATACTAGGTCTTTGTTCAAACCATTATGTTCACAGAACCTTTCGACGTATCTGTAAGGTCTGATTCGTCGCTCTTCCATGCATGTTCTTCTTCTGTCGAAGACTTCCACAAGATAGACCACGAGATCTCCGAATAATTTCGAAGAAGGAATACGTACAGGCTTCTCCACCGAGGCGTCAGTGTTTGACCATGAATCCACCATCATATCGCCTCACATATGGAAAGCACATCGGTCTCTGTCGTGAGTGGCACGGGTTTTGCCTGAAGATGATGAGTCCTCACACGCCGCTCAAAAGCAGAGCTGTTCATGCGATACAGAACTGTCGGGCCAATGGCACCGGTTTCTCGTGAACCACGAAACTCTGGATTTATTCGCTTCATAGCTTCTTCATAGGCAGTGACAAATTCTACGGCATCAACCGAATCCTGCTGGAACATCGCGGCTATGGCGTAGTGGCCTCTGCTCTCCTCGATGATTCCAACAACGCTGTAATCAAGGACCTCATACCCGGTCTTCTCTGCGGTCTGCTGAATCGCTTTCGCAACCTGGTCTTCGGTGATCTTCTCACCTGCAAGGTTGACAACGTTTTCGCATCTACCGATAGAGCGGATGGTATAGGGGTCTATACTCTCGAAGGTCACCATGTCGCCGATACGGTAGCGATAGTAGCCTTGCACATTGGTGATAACTATCTCATACCGATTGCCGGCTTTGACATCGCTGAGTGGTATGACATCTGGGTTTTCCTGACTAGCCTGATCCTCTGGAATGAACTCGAAGTAGTTCGTGTTGGTAAAAAGCTGCATGCCTTCTAGGTCAGAGAGAAGCTGCCCAGCAAAGACACCTTCAGATGCACCATACAAGTTCCATAGGGTTACGTTCGGGAGGGTTTTGCTAATCCATTCTCTGTATGGGTCAGGATCGATGCCTGATGCCAAGAGTAGCCGCAGGTTCGGCCAGAGCTCTCCCACATCAAGTGTGCCATCGTCTCGAAGGGCATCCCGTATCCTAGATTCGTGTTTGGTGCCAGCAAGTCTGTCAAGCAACCACGGGCCGTACTGATTCTGCATCCTCCGGACAAGCGCTAGAGAGAGCGTTGTTATGCCTTGGATTCCC
This portion of the Candidatus Lokiarchaeota archaeon genome encodes:
- a CDS encoding methyltransferase domain-containing protein, with the protein product MNHLKKYFEANQEMWDEFAKLHYDSKTYKTKEFLNGESTLNSVELSELGDVSGKTLLHLQCHFGLDTLSWARLGAKVTGVDFSGEAIKLARRLTEMTEIDAQFIESNIYDLQDVLDEQFDIVFTSYGVHCWLPDLRKWAEIVTHFLNPDGIFYIVEFHPVIWMFDNENPDGFKLKHTYFHNPEPYQFDVDGSYAETDKAFEACVDYEWAHSMGDIITSIVQAGLRLEYLHEFPMASFQAFPFLKQRDDGYWYYEDTDIQLPLMYSIRARKATS